In Syntrophorhabdaceae bacterium, the genomic window GCGGGAATATTTAAGGCCCTCTATTAGCAGGGTTCAACGGAAAGATAACGGACGCAGGTCTCGATGATTACGCTCGCCGTTAAAGTTTACGAAGGATTCATGGCTTCATGCACATACAGGCCATAGTGCTGGTACAAAATACTAAACCCAATTCCATCGTGTCTTTTCCGTTCGTTTCGTTGTTCATCTTCCTATTCTGGATATGCATTTCTTACTCTCCTGCTATCGCGGGAGATGAACCGTTTACGTATCCCTCAAATGGCGGTTTTACGGGCATCATGGAGGTGCCCACCGCAAGGGTCATGAAGGAGAACCGGTACAGGGTCGGTGTGAGTGAGATAGATCCTTACAGATATTACTACGTGGCCTTCAGTCCCGTGAGGGGTATCGAGCTCTCCGGAAAGATAACGGAAATACTCGGCGTGCCCGCGAGCGCTGCGGACCCGAGATTCAGCGGTTACGGCAATGAAAAGGACAAATCCTTCGGCGCCAGGTTCCAGATCATACACGAGGACAAATGGGCGCCGGCTATCGCCCTCGATATTATGGATCCGCAAGGGACGAGGCTGTATCCATCGCAGTCACTCATCGCAACCAAACAGATCTATCCTTTTGATTTTACCATCGGATTCGCAAACGGACGGTTTGGGAAGAGACCGCTACCCGCATCGGGAGAGACCTTCAAGGCCGAAATGCTTACCGATCCCAAAAGCTGGTTGAGAGACGGACAGTTCTTCGGAGGCGTTCAAATCGCCCTGTCCGAAAAGTATGCCTTGATGGCCGAATATAGCCCCATCAGGTATGAGTTGCAGACGAGCGATCCGGCTGAGGCCCGGTATTTCACCAGCGAGCCTCCGTCCAGGTTCAATTTTGGCTTTCGGTGGAAGCCATTTTCGTGGACCGAGATTGACACGACCTACCAGAGAGGAAACCAACTGGGTATTAATCTTTCCGTCGCGTTCGACATAGGTGAGCCCCTTGTGCCCATATATAACCGGCCATACGTGGAGAAAAGCCAAGACCTGCAAAACCCGCTTTCCAGAAGGCTCGTAAACGCACTGTACGCATCCGGTTTCAGAGATATCGGCGTGCTCATAGATAAAAACGATTTATGGATAGGGGCGAAAAATGACAGGTACTATTACAGCACAAAGGCCCTTGCCGTAATCGCCAGCCTTGTTGCTGAGATCGTGCCCTCTTATTTTCAGACCATTCACATAGCCCTTACAGAAAACGGCATACCCGTCCTCGAGTTCACAACGACGCGATACGATATCGGTGAATGGTACGCGGACAGACTCGCCCCCGGCGAATTTCTCTTTCTCTCCGGTGTGGACACGACCATACGAGAATGGCCCCAGACCGTGGTTCAACACTCTAAGATCTTCGGGTACGGCGTACGACCTGCATTTCAGACCTTGTTGAACGATCCGTCGGGATTTTTCAAGTACAGGCTCGGTGCCGAGGGATTCTTGAGCTACTATCCGTGGAACGGTATGACCTTTGTCGCGAGCCTCGAAGGATACCCGCTGAACAATATTTCTACGGTGAATCAGTCCCTGGACGATGCCATACGGTCCGATCTTCCATTGTATAAAGAAAAGAAGCTCGCCATGGCAAGGTTGATGTTCGATCAGATCTACAAGATGGATCGCCAGACGTACGGGCGCTTCTCCGGCGGATACCTGGAAACCGAGTACGCGGGTCTCGACGCAGAGGTGGCAAAACCCATAGGCGATGGAAGACTGATGATCGGCGTAAGCGGCAGTGTTGTGAAAAAAAGAGAGATTGACAATGTTTTCAAACTCAAAGACGGCATCGATGGCAAGACGTATGAAACGTTATTTTTCACTACCCGATTGAACGTCCCTGAGGTTGATGCTTTTCTCGACGTGAAGACGGGAAGGTTTCTGGGCGGTGACGTAGGGGCAAAGTTCACCGTATCAAAATTTATCAACGGCGTGGTGCTTTACGCGTGGTACAGCGCCACCGACACATCCGGCTTCCGCGACCCCTTTAACCGTGGATATCACGATAAGGGCATCGGCATCACAATCCCGCTCATGATCTTTAAGGGGGCGGATTCTCGCACGGTTTACAACTATTCGATTTCGCCCTGGACCAGGGATGTGGCCCAGGATATAGACCATTTTAATACTGTTTTCGATTTCATCGGACGAAATCTGAAGATATACCTTGACAGGGACAAGGGGCTGCTATATAAATGATGGAGAGAAAACAGGGCTGATAAGCTCATAGATGAAGATTCCTCAAAAGGAGGTAATTATGAAACGGGATAAGATATTCGTTTCGATTTTCGTATGCCTGCTCTTCTTCATAGGTTTCATTGTTGCCCCCTCTATCTCATATGCTCAGGCCCAGGGGGCAGCCGGAGGAGCTGCACCGGCGGCAGGTGCGGGAGCAGCAGGTGAAGGAGCAGCTGGAGCAGCTGGAGCAGCTGCGGGGACCGGGGCGGCAGCTGGCATCGGTGCTGGCACCATAGCGGCGGGCGTAATAGGCGCCGCAGCCATAGCGGCGGGCATAGCGGCAGCTTCGAGTGGTGGAGGAGGCTCCAGCACAACGGCCACTCATTAGCGTGAGGTGAGCATATAAGGCCGGGGTTTCCCGACCTCAGTTTTCGCATGAAGAAAACCCTGCTTATTGCGGTTTATGCTACTGCTTTTCTGCTTCTGTTTCACATCGTTTCACACATCAGCGCCCATGGCAATGGAGTCGAGATTGATAAGATCCTCACTTCTGCGGAATCCCTTTTTAAAACCATGAAGCAAAGGGACTACCCCGGTATATGGCCCCTTCTTTCCCAAAAGTCCAAAAATACCATCATAGAGGATGTTCGCAAGGAGCTTAACAAAGCGGGTGTGGTTCGCACAAAGGAAGAGATCAACAGAGATTTTGCCACGGGCGGTCCGTTATGCAAATCTTACTGGGACCAATATCTCGCATATTTTGATCCTGATACCGTGCTCGAGCACAGCAGCTGGGACACAGGAAAGGTCGAACAGGAGAGAGCTGAAATCATTGTTCGATATAGAAAAGCGGAGCGGCCGGCTATATTAAAGATGTATAAGCAAGACGGTGTGTGGAGGATGGGCCTGGAAGAAACGTTTAGAGGCTCAAGGCGGTGAGCCTCTAATGCATGCTGGTCCATCATACTGTTAGGAAGGTGTTGTGAGCGACTACGACGACGATAGGCCAAACTGGCGTGAGCTCGATAGAAACAGAGACAAAAGCAAGTTCTACGGGCGACAGGAAAACAAG contains:
- a CDS encoding YjbH domain-containing protein; the encoded protein is MHIQAIVLVQNTKPNSIVSFPFVSLFIFLFWICISYSPAIAGDEPFTYPSNGGFTGIMEVPTARVMKENRYRVGVSEIDPYRYYYVAFSPVRGIELSGKITEILGVPASAADPRFSGYGNEKDKSFGARFQIIHEDKWAPAIALDIMDPQGTRLYPSQSLIATKQIYPFDFTIGFANGRFGKRPLPASGETFKAEMLTDPKSWLRDGQFFGGVQIALSEKYALMAEYSPIRYELQTSDPAEARYFTSEPPSRFNFGFRWKPFSWTEIDTTYQRGNQLGINLSVAFDIGEPLVPIYNRPYVEKSQDLQNPLSRRLVNALYASGFRDIGVLIDKNDLWIGAKNDRYYYSTKALAVIASLVAEIVPSYFQTIHIALTENGIPVLEFTTTRYDIGEWYADRLAPGEFLFLSGVDTTIREWPQTVVQHSKIFGYGVRPAFQTLLNDPSGFFKYRLGAEGFLSYYPWNGMTFVASLEGYPLNNISTVNQSLDDAIRSDLPLYKEKKLAMARLMFDQIYKMDRQTYGRFSGGYLETEYAGLDAEVAKPIGDGRLMIGVSGSVVKKREIDNVFKLKDGIDGKTYETLFFTTRLNVPEVDAFLDVKTGRFLGGDVGAKFTVSKFINGVVLYAWYSATDTSGFRDPFNRGYHDKGIGITIPLMIFKGADSRTVYNYSISPWTRDVAQDIDHFNTVFDFIGRNLKIYLDRDKGLLYK